One Panicum virgatum strain AP13 chromosome 9K, P.virgatum_v5, whole genome shotgun sequence genomic region harbors:
- the LOC120646755 gene encoding cytochrome P450 90B2-like — MGAMMASITSELLFFLPFILLALLTFYTTAAAQCHGARRWRPTKKKRPNLPPGAPGWPLVGETFGYLRPHPATSVGRFMEQHIARYGKIYRSSLFGERTVVSVDAGLNRYILQNEGRLFECSYPRSIGGILGKWSMLVLVGDAHREMRAISLNFLSSVRLRAVLLPEVERHTLLVLRSWCGSGGACCFSAQHEAKKFTFNLMAKNIMSMDPGEEETERLRLEYITFMKGVVSAPLNFPGTAYWKALKSRASILGVIERKMEDRLQKMSKENSSVEEDDLLGWALKQSNLSKEQILDLLLSLLFAGHETSSMALALAIFFLEGCPKAVQELREEHLEIARRQRLRGASKLSWEDYKEMVFTQCVINETLRLGNVVRFLHRKVIRDVHYNGYDIPRGWKILPVLAAVHLDSSLYEDPNQFNPWRWKSNAPSSFMPYGGGPRLCAGSELAKLEIAIFLHHLVLNFRWELAEPDQAFVYPFVDFPKGLPIRVQRIAGEHSVLTESTAM, encoded by the exons ATGGGTGCCATGATGGCGTCCATAACCAGCgagctcctcttcttcctccccttcatCCTGCTGGCCCTCCTCACCTTCTacacgaccgccgccgcccaatgcCACGGCGCCCGCCGGTGGCGGCCGACGAAGAAGAAGCGGCCGAACCTGCCGCCGGGCGCCCCCGGGTGGCCCCTGGTCGGCGAGACCTTCGGCTACCTCCGCCCCCACCCGGCCACCTCCGTCGGCCGCTTCATGGAGCAGCATATCGCACG GTACGGGAAGATATACCGGTCGAGCCTGTTCGGGGAGCGGACGGTGGTGTCGGTGGACGCGGGGCTGAACCGGTACATCCTGCAGAACGAGGGGCGGCTGTTCGAGTGCAGCTACCCGCGCAGCATCGGCGGCATCCTGGGCAAGTGGTCGATGCTGGTGCTCGTCGGCGACGCGCACCGCGAGATGCGCGCCATCTCGCTCAACTTCCTCAGCTccgtccgcctccgcgccgtgctGCTCCCGGAGGTCGAGCGCCACACCCTGCTGGTGCTCCGCTCCTGgtgcggctccggcggcgcctGCTGCTTCTCCGCCCAGCACGAGGCCAAGAAG TTCACTTTTAACCTGATGGCCAAGAACATAATGAGCATGGACCCCGGCGAGGAGGAGACGGAGCGGCTGCGGCTCGAGTACATCACCTTCATGAAGGGCGTCGTGTCCGCGCCGCTCAACTTCCCGGGCACGGCCTACTGGAAGGCGCTCAAG tcACGCGCGTCCATACTTGGTGTAATAGAGAGGAAAATGGAGGATAGGCTTCAGAAGATGAGCAAGGAGAACTCAAGTGTAGAGGAAGATGATCTTCTTGGATGGGCGCTGAAGCAATCCAATCTCTCAAAGGAACAGATCCTGGACCTCTTGCTGAGCCTGCTCTTTGCCGGACATGAGACGTCGTCAATGGCGCTGGCCCTCGCCATCTTCTTTCTTGAAGGATGCCCTAAGGCTGTCCAAGAACTCCGG GAAGAGCATCTCGAGATTGCTAGGAGACAAAGGCTTCGCGGGGCGTCCAAATTGAGCTGGGAAGACTACAAGGAGATGGTTTTCACGCAATGT GTTATAAATGAGACATTGCGGCTTGGCAACGTTGTCAGGTTCCTGCACCGGAAGGTCATCCGAGACGTGCACTACAATG GGTACGACATACCAAGGGGATGGAAAATTCTGCCGGTGTTAGCGGCAGTGCATCTGGATTCGTCGTTGTACGAGGACCCCAATCAGTTCAACCCTTGGAGATGGAAG agcAACGCGCCGAGCAGCTTCATGCCGTACGGCGGCGGGCCGCGGCTGTGCGCCGGGTCGGAGCTGGCCAAACTGGAGATCGCCATCTTCCTGCACCACCTGGTGCTCAACTTCCGGTGGGAGCTGGCGGAGCCGGACCAGGCCTTCGTCTACCCCTTCGTCGACTTCCCCAAGGGCCTGCCGATCAGGGTACAGAGGATCGCCGGCGAGCACAGCGTTTTGACCGAGAGCACAGCAATGTAG